Within the Phaseolus vulgaris cultivar G19833 chromosome 9, P. vulgaris v2.0, whole genome shotgun sequence genome, the region tgacgtggacaaagtcgtgtcaagttgacacgacttcaggaTTGATGTGACAGAAGTCGTGACAAATTAAAACGGCTTGcacaaatttgtaattttttttttaaagccactccattttagtaaaaatggaaaaaaaaaattcacatgtTCAAAACCCCGAGTAAAAGAAGATGGTTGGTGGGAAAAGTGAAAgttaagaaaaagaaagagagttACTCAGTATATTCAATATTGATTTTTGCATGAGGGAAGTGCGAAATAGCTGCGAAGGCATCTTTTGACATGAGGAGACTGTTAGAACAAGGTGAGCCTGGACAAGAATCTACCACTTTCACATCGATGCTGCCACCTTTGCATGGTCTATTCTTTCCACTCATGCACCTTATTCTGTATCTCCTTCCACACGCTGCTCCATTGTCCCATAACCCTTCATTCACAGCCACAAATAGATTTCCAGGAGGAAATTGCCCTGCGCTATTTCCACCGCAAGCAGTAGCTGCATGCCAAAACAAACATGCAACAACAACAACAGCCAAACAATTACGGTCGTTTTGTTTTACTATGAAAGCAAATACAAATAATGCATGTTTTTGCGTCTCATTTTTCCACTGTTGTTTCGGAAGCATGCATGTAATTAACACAGATTCATATTAAAAGGCATCTAGATCGTGGAAAATGAAGAATGAATGATTAATTAATGTTAACTCACGAATGTATGGTGGTCCATAAGATGCAGCAGTGCCAACGTCTCCCATAACTAGGCTCACTTGTTTGAGCAATAGGCTTGAAAATATTAGAAAGGAAAAGAGCTTCATGATGGTTTGGGAATATGAATGGAGAAAAGATAGTAGTGAAGCTAGGTTTTGCTTAATGTGGTTCGTTTAATCCGGTGTGTTAGCTCTCGGTATTTATAACCATGGAGTAAGAACTTTTCATATTTATCAGAAGATGCTTTTGCATTAAAACAATTAGTTTACGAAATACGACAAGAATCATATGACAGGTGGGTTAAATGAACTTAAGGTTGTAGATGAAGTTTGTGGGGTTTGTATGGCTGAGTTTTCCCACGTGTAGCACATCCCATTTGACTCTCATTTTAGTGGTACTCACAGAAGGATCACGATAAGACACATTAAAAATCATCATGTTTATATTTGTATAGTCGCGTGAATCAATGATGAAAAATACACTTTCACAAATAATATTTAGagttgaatataattttttatttagaaataaatttaaaattaaataatataaaaaagtattaaaataatagtattagaaATTGTAatgtttgtataaaaaaatgtgaatgTTAAACTTATCAttactgatattttttttttaataagatatGTCTCTCTTTTTTAATGAGAAACCAGAGTGTGACGCCCTAGAAGCTTTATGCCACAACATGGGAACAAAGATATTGGGACTAGTCAAATTacagttttatttaattaaaatagttaaaaaaattatcaaaatatgtTAGTCGGTTTATTGGATTGAGACCAGTTATCCTAAATATATATTCTCACTCGCATTTCAGCCTCTCTTTATTGAGCAATGTAAACAACAAATATTTATAGACATGTCAAATTTCAAATTGCTTGATAGAGTCAGAAATTTGTGCAATTGGATGATCGAATAAAACAACAGAACAATTAGGGAATTAGTGTGTATTTGAATTGGGAAAGAATTTGAGAGAGGGAATTTGAACTCATTTAAGAGAAGagagtgtaaaaaaaataagattttttggATTTGATTATGTTAAAGtagatttataaaatagtttatttaagTTTGTGAGTAATGGAATAGTTGTTGATAAatagttattatttatattatattattaattatatttattttattataatataaatataaatatgaatgaattaataatttaaaaatataatatttattttacataataattataaaatatatttaataataataaatttaatatatatatatatatatctcaaCCGTTACCACTTCCAAATCTTCACATATTTTGTGAAGAAATATTATTGTCTCATTTCTtgcttttaattaattttttatttctttatttttataatttcaatgcGCTTTTTTTTCTCCACATGAATTCGTTTGATTatttaattctgattttattatttttaaactattatatCTTTATTATTGCATTGGTTAATTTATAGGGTCGTtagtattcttattttatagGTTCCCGTAATTgtaatttgattatatatattattgaagtaaatcaaaatgaataagattaGTTTAATAGTTTTGCAATCTTGTACCACTACCTTCAATCACTTTCTACAACtttttgtcttctcttatttttttcaattaatttcttCAATAAGTTTTTACAACTTTTTGTCTTCTTTAATTCCCTCTTATTCCCTTCACTAGTGAAGTTTGGAGGAAAACCTTATATTACAGTGATCATATATTCGTAGTACAGAGACCGCCTTATTCTTAATATGAACAAAAGAATCTTCAAGTGTATTAACTTTGGGAGAGAAGAAATATATCTTTAAGGGCCTGTTTGTATCCAGGCGCGGAAAAGCAAAGAAAGGAGGAGAGTGCCGAAAGTTGGAAAaacgaaaagaaaaaaaagtaaaatccCGAAAAACGATGCAACTTTCATACCTTaaaattttctctttcttttgagaagatttgtggAGAAAGATGACGTGgcacttttttaaaaaaaaaattaataaattttatataattatgtttgtAAACTatattctaatatatatatatatatatataacacttataatttttttattgattattaatattaatttttatattataataaaataaataataaataaaatattaattttaattattaatacatatttttatttaatttaatattaatattttattttaaattattttaattctaatatatattttaaatttttttataataaattctctaataattttttttttaaatttatattttatcaaatttgtaaacttacattttatacattttaaaaaattaaaaaaatattttcaaatatcacatcaattacaaacttcaataaacttttttCACAAATCTACTCTAATaagctgttttttttttttttgagttttccACTTGTCAACGGTGAAGACCTCAATTGTACTTCATTTATTTGTATGTAATAGTCacttttttaagaaatatttgtttttcatttgttactattaaaattttaagataaaataacctttttaattatattttttttatttctatttatattatgtaatgaaaattattttaaaaataaaaaattataacaagtAATTAACTTATCTGAAgttacattaaaataaaatatttaatattttttaatttgagtaaaaaaattatcttaaacaACTATTATATGCAGTGATTCTGTAACGCAAAGCAACCAATTATTTCCCTTTTCCAACAAAGTATTTGAATTCTGCAATGGAAAGCAACAACGCGTTTGCTTCAAAGCAAATTAGACAAAAACACATCATTAATTCAACTTCATAAATTCTGGTTCTCAAACTAATAATCAACTATATTCTTCGTTAATATAAATCGCTTTTATCATTGATAAAAATACTTAATTCAAtttgttttatcatttaaaaaataatgttattattatatctatattctttttatcaataatttttatttattttcattattattaatgatatgtatttataatttcaatagATACtagtaagaaaaacaaaaattatatttcataaaaataaaaaaaatgtcttgtaaaaattactaccaatttttataaattatatttataatattaagaaaaatgggagaaatgtattttaaaacaatattttaaattctaacaATTAATCAATTTAGGACATATTTGAAATTCTCCAAAAGTATTTACATTAggaagtaaaagaaaaatatttaaatgattttttcaaacactaaaataattgtatgcataaattaatttgtagaatttttttcataatttctaaaaaaatttaatttttaaattttataaaatgtaaGAAATTTTTTATCTCGTATATTTTGTTGAAATTACGTATAGGTAGACTCATTTAAATATATcgttaatatttaatattattgaattaatatatttcgtctttaattatatatatatatatatttttattattattattattattattttcttacaatAGGCGCTGATCATTCATACGCATTAAAGTTAAGGACTTTTTAATATGAAAACTATAAGTGGTAAGaaatattaaattgaaaaatactATTAATGAAGACCGAAATAATTAACAATTGcgaattttattaattattctattttttcaagaaccataaaagaaagaaaaatcatTCAAGCTATTTTCAGAAAACTATTTATTCCAAGTAATCAATTTATCACTTCTTGTATTAATTTTTTGAGATCATTTATAAGTTTTTTGTTATTTAATCAATTATGCTTAAAAACaaagttttttataagaatttttgaaaaaaacacTCTTAAAAATTAGAGGATTTTTTCTATAGTAGTAAGAAGAATGAGATTTTGAATAAATATAAGATtgtagtaaaaaataaaatagtataataTGATATAAAAGACAAGttaaaaatgatgaaaaaaacACAGTTGTTACTACAAATAATacttttattaacaataattgCAAATGTCACTGACGCGGAAAAAagataagaagaaaagaagtcGAATAACGTCAAAATCCAATCTCTTTCAACAAATtgagattttttattattaaattttggtAATAAGTGACGATAACAACATAATAGTAATCTTTATCGTGTCTtttcaacacatttttttattgaataaagaTATTAGTAGTATATTCTTtaaactttaatatatatacttttaacactttatgataatatattttatgctatcataaaaaaacattataactTAAAAATGGTAAGTGTCTcattaaatgaaaaatacaaTCTACAGAAATCTTgcattgtttttattaaattttaatcaatagTAGGAAAATGCTTTCAAAAGTAAATTATGAAGCGTTTCTCCCTATTAAAACTGATTGTATATTAGACAATTATAATTACCTTTCtaaataatctttttaaaagaaattgttcCTTTTTATATCATTCTTTAAATTTGaagacaatatatatatatatatatatatatatatttccaaTTATactctaaatttaattaatatgatgAGAGAGAAATTAATTATGatgaaaaaaggaaaatatatatcaaaattaaaaattaaaaagaagtagctcacttaaaatttattaaaagtaaaaaagttGATTTCTTTAGTTTTAGTGGAAAAACTTAAACaactattatgaaaaaaattggaAGATATATTATATAACAAAGATAcccatattttataataaatttgaatgaaCGATGAGAAAAattgataatatatttttatttgaatgtgTAAGGATACTATACTACAAGAATATCCCTTTTTgtgtaaatatataaaatttaggTTTAGCCGATTGGGATTAGCTGGGAGATGTACACAAAGATTTAAAAAGGAGCAACTTTACCTAACTTCTCAACCCACCAAGAGCCACCTGCACTaaacaaaacaattaattaattaataaaaaacaattaattaattaataaaaaacaattttgattGTGATATTTGCAAAGAGTAAAACTCCTCATGTTCCAAGAAGATAAGGGATACAGCACACAAcatcttaaaaaaattgtattaattctctgaaagaaattaaaaaataatggatTATGCTTAGACAATAATAGCAGAAGCACTTTTAAAAAAAGCCATTGTGAGACATGAGAGacttcatttttattaattaatacgAACAATAAGAatgtcaataattttttttttagcaaactttaaaataatactACAATAACGTagatatataagaaaaattaagtaatattttctttttaaaaatgcaatttataaaaaagaattaattaGTATAAAAAAGTGTCCAATAATAGGAGAAAACAAGTCAAACGACGTCAAAATACATTCTCTTTTGAGAAATTGACACGAGGAGTCACGGcaacaaatattttatgattttataagcatttttcattattaatttagtAAGAATATTATCAACATTTCTTTTATATTCTCCTAATACATTTCTGTCAATATatcctatttttattatttaaaataaaatattaataacattttacAACACATTCCATTCTATACCATTGAACTCTCATTAGAAAATAGAAGActatattagaaaaataaaatattaaaaacatttattattatttcttttaactaAAAGTTATCGTATTAGAAAATCATCAATGTATTCGTATATTactatgttttctttttcttctatgGCGTATGTTACTATGTTAGTTGTGTATGTACAAAACCGATGTTTATGATTGTGTGGCACGACAACGCAACTAAACAAGAGCAAGTACCTAACTTCTGAACCCATCAAGGGACAACAAGTGCattcaacaaaacaaaaaacaaacacaaatttaaaattgtgtGATATTGAGTTCCAAGTAGAGAAGAAGAGGCACGCTACACAATAACATCTTCATTCATTTTCCCACTTTTCATCACAACCTTCTTCTATCGATTCTGCCTTAGAATGACAATTTCACCATCTCCCTGAAGCCAGGGACAGTCATCATTGAGCCCTAccagaaagaaaaaagaaatcttTATAACCTATCACAAGTCACAGGCCGTTTTTGTGGCTGATGGGTGGGAGGAGAATGCAACTGGTTGAAGAGAAAAGTAATGGGTTTTTCTCTGTCAGCTGCCTGGGGTTCCAATCCGAAGATAGGTGCTACCAGTTCGGAGGCTTGTTTGCCAGTGTTGGTCAGATGGGAATGGGGGTTGGCGTGCAACCGAGCGACCCTTCTGATTCGCGCGACAGTGGTGGCACGAAGTTCCCCTTCAATGAACTGTTCATCAAGTACCAGGGAAAAGATGAGGTTGTTGAAGAAAGGGTCGATGGCAAGAAGAGAAAGGGTGGTGTTTCACTACGGCTTAAGATAAAAAACCCTGCTTTGAGAAGGTTGTTTAGTGGGGCAATAGCTGGGGCTGTGTCTCGGACTGCTGTGGCGCCTTTGGAGACTATAAGAACTCTTATGATGGTGGGGAGTAGTAACCATTCCACCACTGAGGTGTTCCACAATATCGTGAAAACTGATGGCTGGAAGGGCTTGTTTAGGGGTAATTTTGTTAATGTCATTCGGGTTGCGCCTAGCAAGGCCATTGAGGTAATGTATACATGCTTCTCCAGCATCTTGTATCATTTATCATGCATGATGTTTGATGCTttgcttgtttttttttctctcttggtCTCTTGGATTACTCAATTGATGTCATTTTATATAAATGTCCTGCACTTGTAATTAGTCTATCAGCTGTTTGATCATTGGTTTTGATACCAAGAGTgggtttttgtttattttaattacttttttcttGGTTTGTGCATTTGTTTATACCATGGATCGGATTTTCGGCTGCTGTAAGGAGTGTTGAAGTTTATTTTAAGGACATGGACAGAAACAGCTTTGTTGTTGTTTCAGAAGGAGTTCCCAGGAATTAACGAATTAAGTGTTTTAAACCCTTTTATGGCCCAAAAAGGTTTCATTTTCTAGCTCAATGAACCCTTTCACGTGCCCCAAATATCAATTTAATGCATCACTTTTATATTGAGAGAGAAATTGAGTGCGGGGATTATTAGGTATTTGCTGATTAGCTATGATATACAATTGTAAAGGTCATGATTGAACAGAAATATAAGTATAAAACACATGTTAATAGGTCGTTTATGTCACTTTATCCCTCAAGTccttttgtttttctgttgTAAACTGCGATGTTTTCTAATTCAGGTGCAGTTGGTTTTTTCGCAGAAGAACCACTCCTCTTACGAGGCTCGTGTGCTAGACCACCTTTTAATGTTTTCATCGAGAGATCTACCCATTGAAACTATGTGCAACCATTTCTTTTCATGACAGTATATGCCTTCAACTGTTCGCTCCAATATTTTTGCTTGTACATAATTTGTTTATGTAGTCTTTACTGAAAATGCTACTCTAAAGTGACAATGTCTGTAAAGTGAACTAGTATGGTTTTACCTTGAATTTTAGGTGAGTTAAGATTACAATTTACTATAAATTAAATCACTGGTGAATACACCCTTGTGAACTTTGGAGACAAGTTCTCTTTAGATGTTTTAATCTACCATTTGGTCATGTTTCTTTCTCTGGAGTGATCTTCATGAAAAATAGTGTGGTTTATTGCTCTCAGAATTCAAATACTTTTAAGTTTTATTCGAATGCATTTTTTACATTTGCCTTACCCTTTTAATCCCTAACAGTTCTGTGACTTAATTTGCCTCAATTTATGTTGCTAAATGACCCATCAGGTAATTCAATGTGCAAGTATGCTTTAGTTTAGTTTTGGCAAATTTCAGCGTGTGAACTTGTGAATTCAATTCTTTTGGAAGTCAGGCAAACCCTTGTAATCAAAGGACTTTGACTCCCATACATCTTGTTtctgaatttgaaaatatggtatgattttgatttgatttagaaatcaaattctGTTCCCAAACCCTTATAAAAGATATGGGATTTTAATTTACTAGAAATTCAATCTTATGTTTGGACTTCATTTGAAAATGAGATTGATTTCATTTCATAACGGTCCGAACACACTCATAATGATTTCTATGAGGTCTCTACCTCTTCGTTTATTCACATGAATCTGTATGTTTAACAGTTCTATTGATGCCAATTAGTTTGGCTTTTGATGACCATGGTTTTTAGTTAAAGTTACTAGTTTCTTCATGGAATATTTTCTAATCCACACTCGTGCAAAATCCATTTTGGCACTGAAGGAGTATCCGACAGTGGCTTGAAATCACATTTTAAAATTCCCAAACCATAGAAACTTAACATTTATTTGCTTCACCTTTCCTTCTCTGATTCGATTTTGCATGCACAAGAACCTGACAATGATACTATCTGATTTTGCACAGAAAAATAAATCCTGTTTTGCTTGTTAATCTTCTGTTGGAAAAATCTTACTGCTAGATGTCAAAAGCATTAAAAATCTATCAGTTATCAAATCTAAATGATAGTTTTTTATGTATCTCAATATATTTTCACCCATTGCTGCAGCTATTTACTTTCGATACAGTGAACAAGAACCTATCCCCAAAGCCTGGGGAGAAGTCGAAATTCCCAATTCCTGCATCATTGATTGCAGGTGCCTGTGCTGGAGTGACTTCAACTATATGTACATATCCTCTTGAATTAGTCAAGACTCGACTAACTGTCCAGGTATGTACATAAAAAAGATACAAAAATGTTTGCTTTCCCATGTACGTGTTTTAGAATCTCAGCATCCTatgagaaaatgaaagaaaaagtaaaatttgaTTAATGATTTTGCAGAGAGATGTTTATGATGGTCTGCTTCATGCATTCGTGAAAATAATTCGAGAAGAGGGTCCTGCAGAACTTTACAGTGGGCTTGCAGCCAGTCTCATCGGAGTTGTCCCCTATGCTGCAGCCAATTACTATGCCTATGACACTTTAAAGAAAGCATACaagaaattttttaaacaagAGAAGGTGGGGAATATTGAAACCCTTTTGATCGGTTCGGTAGCTGGTGCTATTTCAAGTAGTTCAACTTTTCCATTGGAGGTAGCTCGCAAGCAAATGCAGCTTGGTACCATCAGTGGAAGGCAGGTTTACAAGGATGTGTTTCATGCCCTTGCATGCATACTAGAACAAGAAGGGATGCAAGGTTTATACAGAGGGTTGGTACCTAGTTGCATGAAGTTGATACCAGCCGCTGGAATCTCTTTCATGTGCTACGAAGCATGCAAGAGGGTATTTCTAGAGAACGACGAGGAGGATTAGGATTTGTCAAATTAAGTACTTTGTTTCCATCGAGGTCAAGAACCGGAACTGCTTTGCTCTGTTCATGCTTACTTAAGCAATTGAGAATGGAATATTGGTTTTGTCCTTTTACTTTTTCCCCATTTTATTGTCATCTTCATGgtcaaataaaaaacaactgTTGTAGTGTATTCTTGGAAATTTTACAAATAACTGATTATTGACCTATTTAAATGCGTTCATCTTCTAATCAAATCAATTGTTTTAGCATATGCAGCATTTTATTTTTCTGGTCTATGTTTCGTAGCTGCGACATCTTCTGATGCAGCATGTTTTCTTCTTCCCATTTCCGAGAATCTCTGAATTCTAAGACAATTTCAGTTTTGGCAGTTAAATGTCAAACAAAATTGACTCGTGCAAATTTATGTATTTACTTTGTTGCATAGGAAAGTTCCCAGCTGCAAGCAATAGGTAGTCTAAACATGAACAGTGTTAACCAATAATAGTAAAATCGCGTTATGCAGTCCTAGACCAATTGTGATTGCGGCAAGCGATTCCCTTTATTCGCTAAATTCTCGCTAACATATCTGTGTCTATATAATAACTATGATTCTtccatctttctttttttattttattttaattttcaattttaaaatgaatttttctaAAGTTGTTAAATACCAAAATAAATGCTTATCATTTCTGAATATATTTTCCAAATAATATGATTCTTGagaatataaaattatactGGCAATGAAATTCTCCTGAGGCATTTTTAGAACTGGTAGTCATCAATAGGCTAGAAACCCATCGAGTTGAGTTAAATTCTTGAAACTTGGACATGAATTGTAAAATAACTTGATTTAAACTTCACTCATTTATTTAACCGAGTTTAATTCAAAACATGAGTTTTATCTCTTAAAAAACATTAAGTTTGAGTTTGATTTGtttaacaaatttataatttaattaattttgtttgtattaaaaaaagttgaaattatttttcaacttTATCATAATAGTATCTAAATTTTTTCAGACTAatctactaataaaaaaatacacataaaCTATTTTCTTAGAAAAATATTGCTGTATTAAAAAATCTAATGTTTTACACAAATATAGttaaatattaactaattaaagtattcaataattaattacatcttttatttattttaaaaaaattaaaatatttcagtctaggtttacaaattaatttgacaAGTAATACTGATTTAATTCTCTAATTCATTTTTATACTCATTATATAATTCTTCTGGCTCGTGATCTTCATCAACTACTCGATGAACCCTCGAGATATAAAGTGTGCCGTCCTTCCTTTGGAGTAGGAAAACTCACTAGTTTACATCTTTAGTCACTCATTCTTAAAACTCGTGATTTCCCGAGCAATTTTTAACCGTAACGAGTCTAACTAAGGTAATGGTTTTTGTTAGGCTAAAAGCCTTAGAACAAAGGCATAAAGTAAACATTTT harbors:
- the LOC137821350 gene encoding EG45-like domain containing protein 2 — protein: MKLFSFLIFSSLLLKQVSLVMGDVGTAASYGPPYIPTACGGNSAGQFPPGNLFVAVNEGLWDNGAACGRRYRIRCMSGKNRPCKGGSIDVKVVDSCPGSPCSNSLLMSKDAFAAISHFPHAKINIEYTEI
- the LOC137820747 gene encoding adenine nucleotide transporter BT1, chloroplastic/mitochondrial-like, which gives rise to MGGRRMQLVEEKSNGFFSVSCLGFQSEDRCYQFGGLFASVGQMGMGVGVQPSDPSDSRDSGGTKFPFNELFIKYQGKDEVVEERVDGKKRKGGVSLRLKIKNPALRRLFSGAIAGAVSRTAVAPLETIRTLMMVGSSNHSTTEVFHNIVKTDGWKGLFRGNFVNVIRVAPSKAIELFTFDTVNKNLSPKPGEKSKFPIPASLIAGACAGVTSTICTYPLELVKTRLTVQRDVYDGLLHAFVKIIREEGPAELYSGLAASLIGVVPYAAANYYAYDTLKKAYKKFFKQEKVGNIETLLIGSVAGAISSSSTFPLEVARKQMQLGTISGRQVYKDVFHALACILEQEGMQGLYRGLVPSCMKLIPAAGISFMCYEACKRVFLENDEED